A single genomic interval of Macadamia integrifolia cultivar HAES 741 chromosome 6, SCU_Mint_v3, whole genome shotgun sequence harbors:
- the LOC122082433 gene encoding phosphatidylinositol 4-kinase gamma 4-like: MSTARVALSPVREESVPGYFHSRLGISSSESILIYLTVAGSVIPMRVLESDSIASVKLRIQTCKGFVVKKQKLVYGGRELARNGSLVRDYGVTDGNVLHLVLRLSDLRVITVNTACGKNLEFHVERCRNVAYVKQQIAKKGKDFLDLKDQELICDGEELDDRKLIDDICKSSDAVVHLLVRKSAKVRVKPVEKEFELSIVASNSNERTDYDGENQKSDGLKDIRVFTKKSTERNFCLEPVIVHPKIKLSSVISDLISSTFDGLESGNQPIRSSEGSGGAYFMQDSSGHKFVAVFKPIDEEPMAVNNPRGLPISSDGEGLKRGTRVGEGALREVAAYILDHPRSGPRSLSSEEKGFAGVPPTVMVRCLHGGFNHPDGYQFASKNVKIGSLQMFAKNIGSCEDMGPGAFPVEEVHKISVLDIRLANADRHAGNILVGKEEDRTVLIPIDHGYCLPENFEDCTFEWLYWPQAKEPYTTETVEYIRSLDAERDISLLKFCGWNISRECARTLHISTMLLKKGADRGLTPFAIGSIMCRETLKKESVVEKIVHEAMDAVLPGTSEASFLKYVSQIMDRHLDEITM; this comes from the exons ATGTCGACAGCTCGTGTTGCTCTTAGTCCCGTTCGCGAGGAGTCTGTACCTGGCTATTTCCATAGCCGATTGGGCATTAGTTCTAGTGAATCCATCTTGATTTACCTAACTGTTGCCGGTTCTGTGATTCCAATGCGTGTGCTGGAATCCGATTCCATCGCTTCAGTGAAGCTGAGGATTCAAACCTGTAAAGGGTTCGTCGTGAAGAAGCAGAAGTTGGTGTACGGAGGCAGGGAACTAGCTCGAAACGGTTCTCTCGTCCGGGACTATGGTGTCACTGATGGCAATGTTCTCCATTTGGTTCTCCGGCTTTCTGATCTTCGGGTAATCACTGTTAATACAGCCTGTGGGAAGAACTTGGAGTTCCACGTTGAACGTTGTAGAAATGTAGCATACGTCAAACAGCAGATCGCCAAAAAGGGGAAAGATTTTCTCGACCTCAAAGACCAGGAGTTGATCTGTGATGGAGAGGAACTCGACGATCGGAAGCTCATTGATGATATATGTAAAAGTAGTGATGCTGTGGTTCACTTACTGGTTCGGAAGTCTGCAAAAGTTAGGGTCAAGCCCGTCGAGAAAGAGTTTGAACTGTCGATTGTGGCATCTAATTCGAATGAGAGGACAGATTACGATGGAGAAAACCAGAAGAGCGATGGATTAAAGGATATCCGTGTATTTACAAAGAAGTCGACCGAGAGAAATTTCTGTCTGGAACCAGTCATTGTTCATCCGAAGATCAAATTATCCTCGGTGATTAGTGATTTGATTAGCTCCACCTTCGATGGATTAGAGAGTGGAAACCAACCAATCAGATCCTCTGAAGGTTCCGGTGGAGCTTATTTCATGCAAGATTCTTCAGGTCACAAGTTTGTTGCTGTTTTCAAGCCAATTGACGAGGAACCAATGGCAGTGAATAATCCTCGGGGGTTACCAATATCTTCTGATGGAGAAGGGTTGAAAAGGGGGACGAGAGTAGGAGAAGGAGCGTTGAGAGAAGTTGCTGCATACATTTTGGATCACCCAAGGAGTGGGCCACGGTCCCTTTCAAGTGAAGAGAAGGGTTTTGCTGGGGTTCCTCCAACGGTTATGGTGAGGTGCTTGCATGGAGGGTTTAACCATCCAGATGGATACCAGTTTGCTTCTAAGAATGTCAAGATTGGATCCCTACAGATGTTCGCGAAGAACATCGGGAGTTGCGAGGACATGGGTCCTGGAGCTTTCCCTGTGGAGGAGGTCCATAAGATCTCTGTGTTGGATATAAGGTTGGCGAATGCAGATCGACATGCTGGAAATATTCTGGTGGGCAAAGAAGAGGATCGTACTGTGTTGATTCCAATTGATCATGGGTACTGCTTGCCTGAGAAT TTTGAAGATTGCACATTTGAATGGCTGTACTGGCCGCAAGCTAAGGAGCCTTATACCACTGAGACCGTTGAGTACATTAGATCACTGGATGCTGAAAGAGATATTTCTCTTCTGAAGTTCTGTGGTTGGAACATATCACGTGAATGTGCCCGCACCCTCCACATATCTACCATGCTTCTGAAGAAGGGGGCTGACAGAGGGCTCACTCCCTTTGCAATTGGAAGCATCATGTGCAGAGAGACTTTGAAGAAAGAGTCTGTGGTTGAGAAGATTGTCCATGAAGCCATGGATGCTGTGCTACCGGGAACGAGTGAAGCTTCATTCCTCAAATATGTCTCTCAGATCATGGATCGCCACCTCGACGAGATCACCATGTAA